Proteins from one Streptomyces sp. NBC_00289 genomic window:
- a CDS encoding extracellular solute-binding protein, with amino-acid sequence MKRWRAASLAAAAAAALVLSGCGGTGGGGGSGDGKGELLVWVDNTRMPAAQQYEKAHPDLRMRIVTIPPDAGYVPTKVSLANRTKSGWPDVVFLANPAEAATLASEKFGYAAPLDDLVPKTVRDGFTPGSLETCTFGGKVYCLRNDIAPTVLWYDAKLMKRYGYQVPKTWAEYQRTGLKAAEEHPGTIVGAVNGKYGAGIYFGSSGCPTRDTRSLTEVHIDLGGPNCTRVADLLQPLAREKAVTTVLPIDPGFAKFGKGDKILMLPAPAWFGDFMFGPAFKVPGGRVAAAPMPTWPGESKPYAGQVGGGAFLVSAHAGARTEQAADLVRWMTTDVNLQARQPTYPAFTAAAKKWGEAKSKDPYYASDPMPALTAAANALRPGFGAVRFEADWQSSFNDTFVKAVDSDGNLRDSLDSWQDKLEAAAGTSGYTVG; translated from the coding sequence ATGAAGAGATGGCGCGCGGCTTCGCTGGCCGCGGCCGCGGCCGCGGCTCTGGTGCTCTCCGGATGCGGAGGAACCGGTGGTGGCGGCGGTTCGGGCGACGGGAAGGGCGAGTTACTGGTCTGGGTGGACAACACCCGCATGCCCGCGGCCCAGCAGTACGAGAAGGCCCACCCCGACCTGAGGATGCGCATCGTCACCATCCCGCCCGACGCCGGCTACGTGCCCACCAAGGTCTCGCTCGCCAACCGCACCAAGAGCGGCTGGCCCGACGTCGTCTTCCTGGCCAACCCGGCCGAGGCGGCGACGCTCGCGAGCGAGAAGTTCGGCTACGCGGCCCCGCTCGACGACCTCGTCCCGAAGACCGTCCGGGACGGTTTCACCCCCGGCTCCCTCGAGACCTGCACCTTCGGCGGCAAGGTGTACTGCCTGCGCAACGACATCGCCCCCACGGTCCTTTGGTACGACGCCAAGCTGATGAAGCGATACGGCTACCAGGTCCCCAAGACCTGGGCGGAGTACCAGCGGACCGGACTGAAGGCCGCCGAGGAGCACCCCGGCACCATCGTCGGGGCCGTCAACGGCAAGTACGGCGCCGGCATCTACTTCGGCAGCAGCGGCTGCCCCACCCGCGACACCCGCAGCCTCACCGAGGTCCACATCGACCTCGGCGGACCGAACTGCACCCGGGTGGCCGATCTGCTCCAGCCGCTCGCCCGCGAGAAGGCCGTCACCACCGTCCTGCCCATCGACCCCGGCTTCGCCAAGTTCGGCAAGGGCGACAAGATCCTCATGCTGCCGGCCCCGGCCTGGTTCGGCGACTTCATGTTCGGCCCCGCCTTCAAGGTGCCGGGGGGCCGGGTCGCCGCCGCCCCCATGCCCACCTGGCCCGGCGAGAGCAAGCCGTACGCGGGACAGGTCGGCGGCGGCGCCTTCCTCGTCTCCGCACACGCCGGCGCGCGCACCGAGCAGGCCGCGGACCTGGTGCGCTGGATGACCACCGACGTGAACCTCCAGGCGAGGCAGCCCACTTACCCCGCCTTCACGGCAGCGGCGAAGAAGTGGGGCGAGGCCAAGTCGAAGGACCCGTACTACGCCTCCGACCCGATGCCCGCTCTCACCGCGGCGGCGAACGCGCTGCGCCCCGGCTTCGGCGCGGTCCGCTTCGAGGCCGACTGGCAGAGCAGCTTCAACGACACGTTCGTCAAGGCGGTCGACTCCGACGGCAACCTCCGTGACTCCTTGGACAGTTGGCAGGACAAGCTGGAAGCGGCGGCCGGGACCAGCGGGTACACGGTCGGATGA
- a CDS encoding carbohydrate ABC transporter permease, with product MTALSRGARVLFLLGAAVFFGLPLLWLLLAPTRTADDLTTGSPLGFGSLGNVGDAWSHLTSYNDGEITLWIGNSIVYAAASVALALLLCVPAGYALAKHDFAGRRALLTLSVVTMILPPAALVLPLYLEMSALDLTGTVWSVILPLSFYPFGVYLAFLHFQANLPDSLLDAGRVDGASELRLFWSVAVPLARPAIALIAFFGFARCWTDFFLPFVMLSDDRTFTLQLGLMSLLQSTGAVNNSSGFADLDIHQPEAALAGLVACAPLLIGFVLAQRFLRTGLLAGAEKG from the coding sequence ATGACCGCTCTGTCACGCGGCGCCCGCGTCCTGTTCCTGCTCGGCGCGGCCGTCTTCTTCGGACTGCCCCTGCTCTGGCTGCTGTTGGCACCCACCCGCACGGCCGACGACCTGACCACCGGCTCACCGCTCGGCTTCGGTTCGCTGGGCAACGTGGGCGACGCCTGGTCGCACCTGACGTCGTACAACGACGGCGAGATCACCCTGTGGATCGGCAACTCGATCGTCTACGCGGCGGCCAGCGTGGCCCTCGCCCTGCTGTTGTGCGTGCCGGCCGGCTACGCGCTCGCCAAGCACGACTTCGCCGGCCGCCGGGCGCTGCTCACCCTGTCGGTGGTGACGATGATCCTGCCCCCGGCCGCGCTGGTGCTCCCGCTGTACCTGGAGATGTCGGCGCTCGACCTCACCGGCACCGTCTGGTCGGTGATCCTGCCGTTGTCCTTCTACCCCTTCGGCGTCTACCTGGCCTTCCTCCACTTCCAGGCCAACCTGCCCGACAGTCTGCTGGACGCCGGACGCGTCGACGGGGCGAGCGAACTGCGGCTGTTCTGGTCGGTCGCGGTGCCACTGGCCCGCCCCGCCATCGCGCTGATCGCCTTCTTCGGCTTCGCCCGCTGCTGGACCGACTTCTTCCTGCCCTTCGTGATGCTCTCCGACGACCGCACCTTCACCCTCCAGCTCGGCCTGATGTCCCTGCTGCAGTCCACCGGCGCGGTCAACAACTCCAGCGGCTTCGCCGACCTCGACATCCACCAGCCGGAGGCGGCCCTGGCCGGACTCGTGGCCTGCGCACCACTGCTGATCGGTTTCGTCCTCGCCCAGCGCTTCCTGCGCACCGGGCTGCTGGCCGGGGCGGAGAAGGGCTGA
- a CDS encoding carbohydrate ABC transporter permease, translating into MRTLTTPRSPTVAAAAPAMPRRRRRPARTAAVWILVGPYTLFLAVFGLAPAGYALWTSFVDDGSFSGGRDWAAVFHDYRLGDAAAHVATYLLLWLPILLLAVLSLAFTLHARPGRTTSALQLVYYLPGAVTGSAAALLWLFMVSPDSSPFSPLLRLMDVKSATDALSGGSLIAVLTVMGVAVHAGGWIVVLYGALNALPKDVLEAAQVDGASAWRTMWHVKLPMVRTYVAFVLISSFASGSQVFVEPTVLSTGAPGQISPTWSVNQLAYVYATQDGDFGKAAALSLAMLAVGVLAAWIVITRTRMYATDSSDSR; encoded by the coding sequence ATGAGGACGCTCACGACACCCCGCTCGCCTACGGTCGCGGCGGCCGCACCGGCGATGCCCCGCCGCCGGCGCCGCCCCGCCCGTACCGCCGCCGTCTGGATCCTCGTCGGCCCCTACACGCTGTTCCTCGCTGTCTTCGGGCTCGCGCCCGCCGGATACGCCCTGTGGACCTCGTTCGTCGACGACGGCTCCTTCTCCGGCGGGCGCGACTGGGCGGCCGTCTTCCACGACTACCGGCTCGGCGACGCGGCCGCCCACGTGGCGACGTATCTGCTGCTGTGGCTGCCGATCCTGCTGCTGGCCGTCCTGTCCCTCGCCTTCACCCTGCACGCCCGCCCCGGCCGCACGACGAGCGCGCTCCAGCTCGTCTACTACCTGCCCGGCGCGGTCACCGGCTCGGCCGCGGCGCTGCTGTGGCTGTTCATGGTCAGCCCGGACAGCAGCCCGTTCTCCCCCCTGCTCAGGCTGATGGACGTCAAGAGCGCCACGGACGCGCTGTCCGGCGGCAGCCTCATCGCCGTCCTCACCGTGATGGGCGTCGCGGTGCACGCCGGCGGCTGGATCGTGGTCCTGTACGGAGCGCTCAACGCCCTCCCGAAGGACGTACTGGAGGCGGCGCAGGTCGACGGCGCCTCGGCCTGGCGGACCATGTGGCACGTCAAGCTGCCGATGGTCCGCACCTACGTCGCCTTCGTGCTGATCTCCAGTTTCGCCTCCGGCAGCCAGGTGTTCGTCGAGCCCACCGTGCTGTCCACCGGCGCCCCCGGCCAGATCAGCCCCACCTGGTCCGTCAACCAGCTCGCCTACGTGTACGCCACCCAGGACGGCGACTTCGGCAAGGCCGCCGCGCTGTCGCTGGCCATGCTCGCGGTCGGCGTACTGGCCGCCTGGATCGTGATCACCCGTACGCGCATGTACGCCACCGACTCCTCCGACTCCCGGTGA